The following are encoded together in the Lathyrus oleraceus cultivar Zhongwan6 chromosome 3, CAAS_Psat_ZW6_1.0, whole genome shotgun sequence genome:
- the LOC127126241 gene encoding protein PHOSPHATE STARVATION RESPONSE 3 isoform X2 translates to MYQHWSRMYGTQWESYMGINNLVKVVGSEQMSFEPIKSPCNNNIVSSNFQGEEEYYDEDEIEVPDWCFDNFPKITDPPLLNCQASGDNFTASQFTNSLYSVDESLVSNTEDSHNSSEEEYSNFQSGNMSFYNHFPQKHDEFLKNDAFLDEKKPLEISFQRTESGSCTKSQKHSPQLYGTTCVTSSNSGSRKTLTSKRRIRWTEALHESFMMIVEHLGGPEKAKPKAILDMMKSNSLSLSHVKSHLQKCRSTIRLHKALQERSKEGFRTDRVTELQHKILMQIEESQKLQLEVRKSISQQLEMQRNLQALIEEHSKKLKVMQRENTNQRISLTQPEGQ, encoded by the exons ATGTATCAACATTGGTCAAGGATGTATGGAACACAATGGGAATCCTACATGGGAATCAACAACCTAGTTAAGGTTGTTGGATCTGAACAGATGAGTTTTGAGCCAATCAAATCACCTTGCAACAACAACATTGTCAGTTCGAATTTTCAAGGTGAAGAAGAATACTATGATGAGGATGAGATTGAAGTTCCTGATTGGTGTTTTGATAACTTCCCAAAGATAACAGATCCTCCATTGCTGAATTGTCAAGCCTCTGGAGATAACTTCACTGCTTCTCAGTTCACAAACTCCTTGTACTCCGTTGATGAATCTTTGGTGTCCAATACTGAAGATAGTCATAATTCTTCTGAAGAAGAGTATAGTAATTTTCAGTCTGGGAATATGTCGTTCTATAATCACTTTCCTCAGAAACATGATGAATTTCTGAAGAATGATGCTTTCTTAGATGAGAAGAAGCCCCTTGAAATTTCCTTTCAGAGAACTGAG TCAGGGTCATGTACAAAGTCACAAAAGCATAGTCCTCAACTTTATGGAACCACCTGTGTCACTTCTAGCAACTCTGGTTCAAGGAAAACTCTAACAAGTAAAAGAAGAATAAGATGGACAGAAGCACTGCATGAATCATTCATGATGATAGTGGAACACCTTGGTGGTCCAGAAA AAGCAAAGCCTAAGGCAATACTAGATATGATGAAATCAAATTCGCTATCACTTTCTCATGTTAAAAGTCATTTACAG AAATGTAGGTCGACTATACGCTTACATAAAGCTTTGCAGG AAAGATCTAAGGAAGGATTTAGAACAGATAGAGTCACAGAACTTCAACACAAAAT CCTTATGCAAATCGAGGAATCGCAGAAGTTGCAACTAGAGGTTCGAAAAAGTATTTCACAGCAGCTAGAG ATGCAAAGAAATTTGCAAGCACTAATTGAAGAACATAGCAAGAAGCTCAAAGTAATGCAAAGAGAAAACACCAACCAAAGAATATCATTGACACAACCAGAAGGTCAATAG
- the LOC127126241 gene encoding protein PHOSPHATE STARVATION RESPONSE 3 isoform X3: MYQHWSRMYGTQWESYMGINNLVKVVGSEQMSFEPIKSPCNNNIVSSNFQGEEEYYDEDEIEVPDWCFDNFPKITDPPLLNCQASGDNFTASQFTNSLYSVDESLVSNTEDSHNSSEEEYSNFQSGNMSFYNHFPQKHDEFLKNDAFLDEKKPLEISFQRTESGSCTKSQKHSPQLYGTTCVTSSNSGSRKTLTSKRRIRWTEALHESFMMIVEHLGGPEKAKPKAILDMMKSNSLSLSHVKSHLQKCRSTIRLHKALQALCKSRNRRSCN; encoded by the exons ATGTATCAACATTGGTCAAGGATGTATGGAACACAATGGGAATCCTACATGGGAATCAACAACCTAGTTAAGGTTGTTGGATCTGAACAGATGAGTTTTGAGCCAATCAAATCACCTTGCAACAACAACATTGTCAGTTCGAATTTTCAAGGTGAAGAAGAATACTATGATGAGGATGAGATTGAAGTTCCTGATTGGTGTTTTGATAACTTCCCAAAGATAACAGATCCTCCATTGCTGAATTGTCAAGCCTCTGGAGATAACTTCACTGCTTCTCAGTTCACAAACTCCTTGTACTCCGTTGATGAATCTTTGGTGTCCAATACTGAAGATAGTCATAATTCTTCTGAAGAAGAGTATAGTAATTTTCAGTCTGGGAATATGTCGTTCTATAATCACTTTCCTCAGAAACATGATGAATTTCTGAAGAATGATGCTTTCTTAGATGAGAAGAAGCCCCTTGAAATTTCCTTTCAGAGAACTGAG TCAGGGTCATGTACAAAGTCACAAAAGCATAGTCCTCAACTTTATGGAACCACCTGTGTCACTTCTAGCAACTCTGGTTCAAGGAAAACTCTAACAAGTAAAAGAAGAATAAGATGGACAGAAGCACTGCATGAATCATTCATGATGATAGTGGAACACCTTGGTGGTCCAGAAA AAGCAAAGCCTAAGGCAATACTAGATATGATGAAATCAAATTCGCTATCACTTTCTCATGTTAAAAGTCATTTACAG AAATGTAGGTCGACTATACGCTTACATAAAGCTTTGCAGG CCTTATGCAAATCGAGGAATCGCAGAAGTTGCAACTAG
- the LOC127126241 gene encoding protein PHOSPHATE STARVATION RESPONSE 3 isoform X1, translating into MYQHWSRMYGTQWESYMGINNLVKVVGSEQMSFEPIKSPCNNNIVSSNFQGEEEYYDEDEIEVPDWCFDNFPKITDPPLLNCQASGDNFTASQFTNSLYSVDESLVSNTEDSHNSSEEEYSNFQSGNMSFYNHFPQKHDEFLKNDAFLDEKKPLEISFQRTESGSCTKSQKHSPQLYGTTCVTSSNSGSRKTLTSKRRIRWTEALHESFMMIVEHLGGPEKAKPKAILDMMKSNSLSLSHVKSHLQKCRSTIRLHKALQERSKEGFRTDRVTELQHKISLMQIEESQKLQLEVRKSISQQLEMQRNLQALIEEHSKKLKVMQRENTNQRISLTQPEGQ; encoded by the exons ATGTATCAACATTGGTCAAGGATGTATGGAACACAATGGGAATCCTACATGGGAATCAACAACCTAGTTAAGGTTGTTGGATCTGAACAGATGAGTTTTGAGCCAATCAAATCACCTTGCAACAACAACATTGTCAGTTCGAATTTTCAAGGTGAAGAAGAATACTATGATGAGGATGAGATTGAAGTTCCTGATTGGTGTTTTGATAACTTCCCAAAGATAACAGATCCTCCATTGCTGAATTGTCAAGCCTCTGGAGATAACTTCACTGCTTCTCAGTTCACAAACTCCTTGTACTCCGTTGATGAATCTTTGGTGTCCAATACTGAAGATAGTCATAATTCTTCTGAAGAAGAGTATAGTAATTTTCAGTCTGGGAATATGTCGTTCTATAATCACTTTCCTCAGAAACATGATGAATTTCTGAAGAATGATGCTTTCTTAGATGAGAAGAAGCCCCTTGAAATTTCCTTTCAGAGAACTGAG TCAGGGTCATGTACAAAGTCACAAAAGCATAGTCCTCAACTTTATGGAACCACCTGTGTCACTTCTAGCAACTCTGGTTCAAGGAAAACTCTAACAAGTAAAAGAAGAATAAGATGGACAGAAGCACTGCATGAATCATTCATGATGATAGTGGAACACCTTGGTGGTCCAGAAA AAGCAAAGCCTAAGGCAATACTAGATATGATGAAATCAAATTCGCTATCACTTTCTCATGTTAAAAGTCATTTACAG AAATGTAGGTCGACTATACGCTTACATAAAGCTTTGCAGG AAAGATCTAAGGAAGGATTTAGAACAGATAGAGTCACAGAACTTCAACACAAAAT CAGCCTTATGCAAATCGAGGAATCGCAGAAGTTGCAACTAGAGGTTCGAAAAAGTATTTCACAGCAGCTAGAG ATGCAAAGAAATTTGCAAGCACTAATTGAAGAACATAGCAAGAAGCTCAAAGTAATGCAAAGAGAAAACACCAACCAAAGAATATCATTGACACAACCAGAAGGTCAATAG